The nucleotide sequence TGGTGGTTCCGGTGACAAATATTTGGTTCAATCGAATCGAACCAAATGAATGTTTTGGTTCGACTTAGGCTCAACCTGGCCTGAGTTGAACCAGCACCAGAGTCATACCTGAGTCAAGTCACCCACCCAACCCAATAAGCGAGTGCTCGACGCCTCGCTTAGGCGCTTGGTGACTTCACTGATCGTGAATACAAATTTTAACATATCCACCTAAATACTTATAAAGCACCCATGAAGTCTTTCATAGAGGTGtaatacaacaataacaacaaattcataaatcccaactatttgggatcaacTACATAGATCTTTTGTCGTCATTGGGATccataaaaaatcatatttttagctaagtttaaaatatttaaatcattatttataatttatagaaaagtctttttaggtcttcttcTACCTCTCCTCGTACCACTGCTATTAATCATTTCATCTTTTTTAACTATTGCATCCATAGGTCTCATAAGCACATGTTCATACCATCTTAAACGAttctctctcatcttatcctctattgaaACAGTACCTAattattcacaaataaaaatattttgtattCTATTCttcctagtaactccacacatccatcttAGCATCCTTATCTCAGCAACATAAacttttttgtatatgttattttttaattatcaaaCACTCGTATCCATATAGCACTCATAACTCCAATTTTATTCTTTTCAACCAGAACTTGAAGCTTTCCTGAACTGGTTCCATGTATGTCTATGATGATAGGCCAGTTGGAACCCGAAAAATATTGTCACCTTTGATTTTCTTGCATTATAAATAGTGCTTAAGAACTTTCTAAAACcatagttcaaaaaaaaaaaatctagatgtTGCTAAGAGCCTTGATGCATGTAGAAGCTTGATCATAATATCTCACAAGAACCAGTTAAATGTAAGGTTAAGTATTTTGGCAACATCAACTATATCTTTTGGCATCCCCCTCAGTGTACcttaatttttatatatacaGCACAGGTACACATTAAACATGTCAAAGAACAACTTACACATACATTCCAccctcaaaaatatttttttttctgaaggAAAACAATTACAGTCAAGAACATCAACATGAATCCAACGCTTACGATCTAATTCGAGAAGAATTTATTTCAAAACTATGCCATCTTTTTCTTTCAACAACCATAATTCTGACATCAAAGATGGAGTAAGCATCAACAAATTGTTGGTACCATCGACGAGATCTAAACGAAAGCATGATTGATTAAACTTGAATCAGATAAAGGTAGGAAACCTAGATCCGATCATACCTTCTTGGCCGATGCAGACCAGGAAAGAGTAAGCCCAAGGAACACGATGAAGAAGAAGGGACCCCAGAGATCCCAATCCCTCAGCGCCCTCCCGGGGTCCTCTCTATATGGATTCGGGAACACCACCAGCTTCAGGTTGCTCACGATCCGCGCCAGATCCCGCTTCACCGTGTCCCACACGGGCTCCGTAAGCGTGTCGGGCGGCGACCCGAACGCGTCCGAGGAGATGCCGATACGAGAGCTCCCAGCCGGCGCCGCGGCGGCAGCGGGTACAGCAGGCACGACCGGGGGCGGGGAGGCGGAGGGAGGCACCTTCTGGTAGGGCGGCAAGGGGGAGGGCGAATGGGAGATGGGAATGGAAACGCGAGGAGGACTGGGGGGTCGAGCGGGGAGTACGGTGACGGAGTGGACGTCAGCATTGATGAGGTTCTCGATCTCGTCGATGTCGGACTGGGAGGAGGGGTGAAGGGGGATCGTGTCGCTATGCGACATCTTCGCCGACCGCCGCGGCGCAACCGCCGGATCACAGGAGGGGTGAGAAGGGAGGGACGAGGGCTTCGATCTCGAGATGGAGGGATAGATTTCGCTACGCTATTTACCTACCCATCAACAAGAAGGGTCGAGTCGTCACGGCGCGTTGACGGTGTCAACGAGATGGAGGGGCAAAGATGAAGAACCGGGAACGGGTCGGATCCGATCCGTCCCGATTAAGGATTTGAACCGCATAGCTAGCGGATCCGATCGGTTCATAGTGTAATGAACTAACCAAAC is from Musa acuminata AAA Group cultivar baxijiao chromosome BXJ3-8, Cavendish_Baxijiao_AAA, whole genome shotgun sequence and encodes:
- the LOC135645981 gene encoding protein YIP4b-like, producing the protein MSHSDTIPLHPSSQSDIDEIENLINADVHSVTVLPARPPSPPRVSIPISHSPSPLPPYQKVPPSASPPPVVPAVPAAAAAPAGSSRIGISSDAFGSPPDTLTEPVWDTVKRDLARIVSNLKLVVFPNPYREDPGRALRDWDLWGPFFFIVFLGLTLSWSASAKKSEVFAVAFAILAAGAIILTLNVLLLGGHIIFFQSLSLLGYCLFPLAIGALICMLEGNVIIKIVVVSITLAWSCWAAYPFMSAAVNPRRKALALYPVFLMYISVAFFIIAID